A genome region from Gambusia affinis linkage group LG24, SWU_Gaff_1.0, whole genome shotgun sequence includes the following:
- the atp7b gene encoding copper-transporting ATPase 2, with translation MFSPKGSKKQSGFESGEQIGMVECGCKPVCTCGSTCDPTLCATELKRNGPDVNPTAFDNLAYEYGSQSELDLLAKPISRISFKLLGLASEQQAVETTLGHLNGVFAIIWSVSDSLLQVDYNTSITTTKEIAWQLQTLGCRVEAAIRIKVDGMRCQSCVQAIEGQFVGLPGVSHIQVSLQDRTALIVYQPVLVTQQEIRDKIEDMGFDAALLPEDSSDGDLSYWQSDLIDAPIQTVTVWIGGMTCRSCVQSIEGRICQMIGVKSIMVSLKEGKATIRLDPSLTDPEHVRAAVEEMGFDASLEEPLQNQEKQDLANLRSISRLGLSNGAESQATPSTCRISSPEMKAEKCFIRVTGMTCASCVANIEKHTLKHKGIIAILVSLMAGKAEVKYDPNLIDPSGVTQLIEDLGFGAKLSEDNAAAHGKLDLQITGMTCASCVHKIESKLITTKGIHSASVALATQRAHVKFDPEILGARDIVRIIQSLGFEASLEKAGFKNNLDHSEEIRQWKNSFLLSLVFGLPVMGLMIYMMIMDIQHKQHGGSMPEEQNVLPGLSLLNLAFFLLCTPVQIFGGRYFYVQAYRSLKHRAANMDVLIVLATSIAYIYSCVVLVVAIAEQAAQSPATFFDTPPMLFVFIALGRWLEHIAKSKTSEALAKLMSLQATDATVVTLGPDRRVVSEEQIEVELVQRGDIVKVVPGGKFPIDGKVIEGSSMADESLITGEPMPVGKKVGSLVIAGSINAHGALLVEATHVGAETTLSQIVKLVEEAQTSKAPIQQFADKISGYFVPFIIFASLLTLVAWISVGFVNFDLVKQHFPGYNQNISKAEVIVRFAFQASITVLSIACPCSLGLATPTAVMVGTGVGAQNGILIKGGEPLEMAHKIDVVMFDKTGTITNGVPKVTRVLVLWEIARMPLRKILALVGTAEVCSEHPLGTAVAKYCKDELGSDALGYCQDFQAVPGCGISCRVSSVEHLLQRSDEVFFLPGVTTEESRLLSADEPTHTAEGASYSVLIGNREWMRRNGHHIKADVDAAMSSHETKGQTAILVAIDGVLCAMLAIADTVKAESALAVHTLSSIGIEVAMITGDNRRTAKAIAAQVGIRKVFAEVLPSHKVAKVQELQGRGHRVAMVGDGVNDSPALACADVGIAIGTGTDVAIEAADIVLIRDDLLDVVASIELSKKTVRRIRINFVFALIYNLLGIPVAAGVFMPAGLVLQPWMGSAAMAASSLSVVLSSLLLRMYRKTSFELYESRARGRMGSLRSSQIVTHLGLDGQRRSPALSNTF, from the exons AGGAATGGCCCTGACGTCAACCCAACCGCCTTTGACAACTTGGCTTACGAGTATGGAAGCCAGAGTGAACTCGACCTGTTGGCCAAACCTATCTCAAGAATCAGTTTCAAACTTCTGGGACTCGCCTCTGAACAGCAAGCTGTGGAAACCACTCTCGGACATCTTAACGGAGTCTTTGCCATCATCTGGTCTGTATCAGATAGCTTACTCCAGGTGGACTACAATACCTCCATCACCACAACCAAAGAGATCGCATGGCAACTGCAGACCTTGGGATGTAGAGTTGAAGCGGCCATACGGATTAAAGTGGACGGGATGCGATGCCAGTCCTGCGTCCAGGCCATCGAGGGACAGTTTGTAGGGCTACCAGGGGTCTCACACATCCAGGTGTCTCTGCAGGATAGAACAGCTCTAATCGTATATCAGCCTGTCCTTGTTACACAGCAGGAAATAAGAGATAAAATCGAAGATATGGGATTTGATGCCGCTTTGTTACCTGAGGATTCATCCGACGGAGATCTAAGCTACTGGCAGAGTGACTTAATCGATGCACCCATTCAGACTGTAACTGTCTGGATTGGTGGGATGACGTGCAGATCATGTGTGCAGTCCATAGAGGGCAGGATCTGTCAGATGATCGGAGTGAAGTCCATAATGGTGTCGTTAAAGGAAGGGAAGGCAACAATACGCTTGGACCCCAGTCTGACTGATCCAGAGCATGTTAGGGCAGCTGTAGAGGAAATGGGCTTTGACGCTTCACTTGAAG AGCCTCTTCAGAATCAGGAAAAACAAGACCTTGCAAACCTGCGCTCAATCAGCAGGTTGGGACTGAGCAATGGTGCTGAATCTCAGGCGACCCCTTCGACATGCCGCATCAGCTCCCCTGAAATGAAAGCAGAGAAATGCTTCATTCGTGTGACGGGAATGACCTGTGCCTCCTGCGTGGCTAACATTGAGAAACACACCCTCAAACACAAGG GAATCATTGCAATCCTGGTGTCTCTGATGGCCGGAAAGGCGGAAGTGAAGTATGATCCAAATCTCATTGATCCATCCGGAGTGACTCAGCTCATagaagatttaggctttggcgcTAAGCTATCAGAAGACAATGCAGCGGCACACGGGAAGCTGGATCTGCAGATAACGGGAATGACGTGCGCGTCATGCGTGCACAAAATCGAATCCAAACTCATCACGACCAAAGGCATCCACTCAGCCTCTGTGGCTCTGGCCACCCAAAGAGCTCACGTCAAGTTTGACCCAGAAATCCTCGGAGCTCGTGATATTGTCAGGATAATTCAG AGCCTTGGATTTGAGGCCAGTCTGGAGAAAGCTGGGTTCAAAAACAACCTCGACCACTCAGAGGAAATCCGACA ATGGAAGAACTCCTTCCTGCTCAGCCTGGTCTTTGGCCTGCCAGTCATGGGCCTCATGATCTACATGATGATAATGGACATCCAACACAAACAGCACGGAGGCTCCATGCCTGAGGAACAGAATGTGCTGCCGGGTCTTTCCCTCCTCAACCTGGCCTTTTTCCTGCTCTGCACACCCGTGCAG ATTTTCGGAGGACGATACTTCTACGTCCAGGCATATCGCTCACTGAAACACCGCGCGGCCAACATGGACGTGCTGATCGTGTTGGCCACCTCCATCGCCTACATCTACTCCTGTGTGGTCCTCGTTGTGGCCATAGCAGAGCAAGCCGCCCAGAGTCCCGCCACCTTTTTCGACACTCCGCCCatgctctttgtgtttattgCTCTCGGACGATGGCTGGAGCACATTGCAAag AGCAAAACCTCAGAAGCCTTGGCCAAATTAATGTCACTCCAGGCCACCGACGCCACAGTGGTCACGTTAGGACCCGATCGCCGTGTTGTCAG CGAGGAGCAGATAGAGGTGGAGCTGGTCCAGCGGGGCGACATCGTCAAAGTCGTCCCTGGAGGAAAGTTCCCCATTGATGGAAAAGTGATTGAGGGAAGTTCTATGGCGGACGAGTCCTTAATTACAG GTGAGCCGATGCCTGTCGGTAAGAAAGTGGGCAGCTTGGTGATTGCGGGCTCCATTAACGCTCACGGTGCTCTGCTGGTGGAAGCCACTCACGTCGGCGCTGAAACCACTCTGTCTCAGATAGTTAAACTCGTCGAAGAGGCACAAACATCAAAG gcACCGATTCAACAGTTTGCAGACAAAATCAGCGGCTACTTTGTGCCCTTCATTATTTTCGCGTCCCTGCTGACGCTGGTGGCTTGGATTTCTGTCGGGTTTGTCAACTTTGACTTAGTGAAGCAACACTTTCCG GGCTACAACCAGAACATCTCCAAAGCGGAAGTTATCGTCCGCTTCGCCTTCCAGGCGTCCATCACGGTTTTGTCCATCGCCTGCCCCTGCTCTCTGGGGCTGGCAACCCCGACAGCTGTAATGGTGGGAACAGGAGTCGGGGCTCAAAACGGGATCCTCATCAAAGGAGGGGAGCCACTGGAGATGGCGCACAAG ATCGATGTGGTGATGTTCGATAAGACTGGCACGATAACAAATGGCGTACCAAAGGTGACTCGCGTGCTGGTGTTATGGGAAATTGCCCGCATGCCCCTGAGAAAGATCCTGGCCCTGGTCGGCACAGCAGAGGTCTGCAGCGAGCATCCGCTGGGCACGGCAGTTGCGAAATACTGCAAAGAT GAGCTGGGCTCGGACGCTCTGGGATACTGCCAGGACTTCCAGGCGGTTCCCGGCTGCGGGATCAGCTGCCGAGTGTCCAGCGTGGAACATCTGCTGCAGCGGAGCGACGAGGTCTTTTTCCTGCCGGGAGTAACCACAGAAGAAAGCAGGCTTTTGTCTGCCGACGAGCCCACCCACACAG CTGAGGGGGCATCGTACTCTGTCCTGATCGGGAACAGAGAATGGATGAGGAGAAATGGCCACCACATCAAAGCGGATGTTGACGCCGCCATGTCGAGCCACGAAACCAAAGGACAGACCGCCATATTGGTGGCTATAGATG GCGTTCTGTGCGCCATGTTGGCCATCGCAGACACCGTGAAAGCGGAGTCAGCATTAGCGGTGCACACCCTGAGCAGCATTGGCATCGAGGTGGCCATGATAACCGGAGATAACAGGCGAACGGCCAAAGCCATAGCAGCACAG GTGGGGATCAGGAAAGTGTTTGCAGAGGTGCTGCCGTCGCATAAGGTGGCCAAAGTTCAGGAGCTGCAGGGCCGAGGGCATCGAGTGGCCATGGTGGGGGACGGCGTCAACGACTCGCCAGCCTTGGCCTGCGCTGACGTCGGCATCGCCATCGGCACCGGCACAGACGTAGCCATCGAAGCGGCCGACATCGTCCTGATCAGG GACGACCTGCTGGACGTGGTGGCCAGCATCGAGCTCTCCAAGAAGACGGTGCGCAGGATCAGGATAAACTTTGTTTTCGCTCTGATCTACAACCTGCTCGGGATTCCAGTGGCCGCAG GTGTGTTTATGCCCGCTGGCCTGGTCCTGCAGCCCTGGATGGGATCGGCTGCCATGGCTGCCTCTTCTCTGTCAGTGGTTCTGTCCTCTCTGCTCTTGAGGAT GTATAGAAAGACGTCGTTTGAGCTGTACGAGTCTCGTGCCAGAGGCCGTATGGGCAGCCTTCGATCATCTCAGATTGTCACACATCTGGGGCTGGACGGGCAGCGCCGCAGCCCGGCGCTCTCCAACACTTTTTGA